One Serpentinicella alkaliphila DNA segment encodes these proteins:
- a CDS encoding carboxylate--amine ligase: protein MNNAVILGSNYYIGLSAIRCLGIHGIKTVAVDYSTKGTYGAKSKYCSEQLIAPYYRNDPKGFIAFLKNYAGKQDFKPVLIPCHDSYVEIVDQYLEELKECFLIPQTEPGLYTKLMNKETLQKLALEKGVAVPETVRVNEDNFNEKIETKIKFPCIVKPVDSPSFVSIFRKKLFKVHNLQELHHALNQAQSAGLEVIVQRIIPGFDDHMYTFDAYLNQTSKVTHWVTCQKFRQFPINFGASVYTGQKYVPELYDIGAKFLEKVGYKGFAEIEFKKDSETGEFYLIEINVRITNLNNLLFKLGVNFPYITYMELTGNPLEPKSVKENTNLAFWYAFEDFLAIRDYLKTGQLTLKEVLISLLKPKAYALWDWSDPMPVFSFVINKIF from the coding sequence ATGAATAATGCAGTAATTTTAGGTTCTAACTATTATATTGGTTTAAGCGCTATACGCTGTTTAGGAATTCACGGGATTAAAACAGTAGCTGTTGACTATTCAACTAAAGGTACATATGGAGCAAAATCAAAATATTGTTCTGAGCAGCTAATTGCCCCATATTATAGAAATGATCCGAAAGGCTTCATAGCTTTTCTAAAAAATTACGCAGGTAAGCAGGATTTTAAGCCAGTCCTTATTCCCTGCCATGATTCTTACGTTGAAATCGTTGATCAATACTTAGAAGAACTAAAAGAATGCTTCCTTATCCCTCAAACCGAGCCTGGTTTATATACTAAACTTATGAATAAGGAAACTCTACAAAAGTTAGCATTAGAAAAAGGTGTTGCAGTACCAGAAACAGTTAGGGTAAATGAGGATAATTTTAACGAGAAGATTGAAACTAAAATTAAATTCCCATGTATAGTGAAGCCGGTCGACTCACCTTCCTTCGTTTCTATTTTTAGGAAGAAGCTATTTAAAGTCCATAATCTCCAGGAGCTTCATCATGCTCTAAATCAAGCTCAAAGTGCTGGATTAGAGGTTATAGTTCAAAGAATTATCCCAGGTTTTGATGACCATATGTATACCTTTGATGCCTATTTAAATCAAACCTCAAAGGTAACCCATTGGGTTACCTGCCAAAAGTTTAGACAATTTCCAATTAACTTTGGGGCCTCTGTTTACACTGGCCAAAAATACGTACCTGAGTTATATGACATAGGTGCAAAATTTCTTGAGAAAGTTGGTTATAAAGGGTTTGCAGAGATAGAATTTAAAAAAGACTCAGAAACAGGAGAGTTTTACTTAATTGAAATAAATGTGCGTATAACTAATTTAAACAATCTCTTATTTAAATTAGGAGTTAATTTTCCATATATAACCTACATGGAGCTGACCGGAAATCCTTTAGAGCCTAAGTCGGTTAAAGAAAATACTAACCTTGCCTTTTGGTACGCATTTGAAGACTTTCTTGCAATAAGAGACTATTTAAAAACTGGACAACTCACACTTAAGGAGGTCCTAATATCTCTACTTAAACCCAAAGCCTATGCTCTATGGGACTGGAGCGATCCAATGCCAGTTTTTTCATTTGTGATCAATAAAATATTTTAA
- the polA gene encoding DNA polymerase I, whose protein sequence is MIKDRIVIIDGNSLINRAFYALPPLTTKEGKHTNAIYGFLTMLIRVLEDYKPEYISVTFDKKKPTFRHVEYDQYKAGRKKMPMELSEQMEPLKDVLDILNIHRLELDGFEADDLIGTVAKESEGLGMEVLIVTGDKDALQLASDKIKVLITKKGISSLEIYDESRIKEEYELIPNQLIDLKGLMGDKSDNIPGVPGVGEKTALKLIREFGSIENLINNIDKVDGVKLREKIENNMAQAVLSKRLGTIVTQVPIELNIDELKRGSSDIHRVTKTFSEYEFTSLLNKVSLFATKKDEELVQEKNSLSLLIDNREDIDILVNKILENKKMSILSITEENNVIKDKILAIAISLTAEEQFFIDLRNKSDEESEYIFAGLKEVLENDEIKIISHDIKKEIIHFSKHNIHLSGVAFDIMVAEYLLDPSRSSYGLKELAAKYFGENLMDEEELLGKGKSKTKIVELASEDFKEYLCKQVNTILLLQSYIEHNLKDMEMESLYYNVELPLIEVLASMELVGIKVDKQMLLDFQEEYNKSLFMLTDEIYKLAGEQFNINSPKQLGEILFNKLGLPVIKKTKTGYSTNVEVLEKLYDQHEIIGKILEYRQINKVKTTYVDGLLNIINPVTNRVHSNFNQTVTATGRISSTEPNLQNIPVRLEMGRRLRKVFVAEGNNQLIDADYSQIELRVLAHISGDNNLIEAFRLNQDIHTRTASEIFNVPIEDVTSSMRSDAKAVNFGIVYGISDFGLSENLNISRQKAKQYIDNYLERYEYVKKYMNDSIEMAKNNGYVVTILNRRRYLPEVQSKNFNIRSFGERVAMNSPIQGSAADIIKIAMINVYRKLKEQNLKSKLILQVHDELIVESPIEEVEKASAILKESMEEAVKLDVELKVDLSIAQNWYDAK, encoded by the coding sequence ATGATTAAAGACCGTATAGTAATTATAGATGGGAATAGTTTAATAAATAGAGCTTTTTATGCACTTCCTCCTCTAACTACAAAGGAGGGGAAGCACACAAATGCCATATATGGTTTTTTAACAATGCTAATTAGGGTACTGGAGGATTACAAACCAGAATATATAAGTGTAACCTTTGATAAAAAGAAACCTACCTTCAGACACGTTGAGTATGATCAATACAAAGCTGGAAGGAAAAAAATGCCTATGGAGCTATCTGAGCAAATGGAGCCCCTAAAGGATGTTCTTGATATTTTAAATATACATAGATTAGAGCTAGATGGCTTTGAAGCTGATGATTTAATAGGAACAGTTGCGAAAGAATCGGAGGGCTTAGGCATGGAGGTCCTTATTGTAACAGGCGATAAGGATGCTCTACAGCTTGCTAGTGACAAAATAAAAGTATTAATTACTAAGAAAGGAATTTCATCACTTGAGATTTATGATGAAAGTAGAATTAAAGAAGAATACGAATTAATTCCTAATCAATTAATTGATCTTAAGGGACTTATGGGGGATAAATCAGACAATATACCAGGAGTGCCGGGTGTTGGAGAAAAAACAGCCCTTAAGCTAATTAGAGAGTTTGGTTCCATAGAAAATTTAATTAATAATATAGATAAAGTTGATGGAGTAAAATTAAGAGAAAAGATTGAGAACAATATGGCACAAGCAGTTTTAAGTAAACGACTAGGAACAATCGTTACTCAAGTCCCAATTGAGCTAAATATAGACGAATTAAAAAGAGGGTCTAGCGATATACATAGGGTCACTAAAACTTTTAGTGAATACGAGTTCACGAGCCTTTTAAATAAGGTAAGTCTCTTCGCTACAAAAAAAGATGAAGAGTTAGTACAAGAAAAAAATAGTTTAAGTCTCTTAATTGATAACAGAGAGGATATCGATATTTTAGTTAATAAAATACTAGAAAACAAGAAGATGTCAATACTGTCAATTACAGAGGAAAACAATGTGATTAAAGACAAAATTTTAGCTATAGCTATTAGTCTAACTGCTGAAGAACAATTTTTTATTGATCTAAGAAATAAAAGTGATGAAGAGTCAGAGTATATTTTTGCTGGATTGAAAGAGGTATTAGAAAACGACGAAATTAAAATAATAAGCCATGATATTAAAAAAGAAATAATACATTTTAGTAAACATAATATACACTTAAGTGGTGTTGCCTTTGATATAATGGTTGCAGAATATTTATTAGACCCATCTAGGTCAAGCTATGGGTTAAAGGAGTTAGCAGCAAAATACTTTGGAGAAAATCTAATGGATGAAGAGGAACTATTAGGCAAAGGAAAATCTAAAACCAAAATCGTTGAATTAGCTTCAGAAGATTTTAAGGAATATCTTTGTAAACAAGTAAATACAATATTACTTCTTCAAAGCTATATAGAACATAATTTAAAGGATATGGAGATGGAGTCACTCTATTACAATGTAGAATTGCCATTAATTGAAGTGCTAGCTTCTATGGAGTTAGTCGGAATTAAAGTTGATAAACAAATGCTTTTAGATTTTCAGGAGGAATATAATAAAAGTTTATTTATGCTTACGGATGAAATATATAAATTAGCTGGAGAACAGTTTAATATTAATTCACCGAAACAGTTAGGAGAAATATTGTTTAATAAATTAGGACTTCCTGTTATTAAAAAAACAAAAACGGGATACTCAACTAATGTAGAGGTTTTAGAAAAACTATATGATCAGCATGAAATTATAGGAAAGATACTTGAATATAGACAAATTAATAAGGTAAAAACAACATATGTTGATGGTTTGCTGAATATAATTAATCCAGTGACTAACAGGGTACATTCGAATTTTAATCAGACTGTAACAGCTACAGGTCGAATTTCTAGTACAGAACCAAATCTTCAGAATATTCCAGTTAGGTTAGAGATGGGAAGACGTCTTAGAAAAGTATTTGTAGCAGAAGGTAATAATCAGCTTATCGATGCGGACTATTCTCAAATTGAGTTAAGGGTCTTGGCACATATATCTGGAGACAATAATTTAATTGAAGCATTTAGACTTAATCAAGATATACATACAAGAACAGCCTCAGAAATATTTAATGTTCCTATAGAGGATGTTACTTCATCTATGAGAAGTGATGCAAAAGCAGTGAATTTCGGTATTGTATATGGTATTAGTGATTTTGGCTTATCTGAGAATTTAAATATATCAAGACAAAAAGCTAAACAATATATAGACAATTACTTAGAAAGATATGAATATGTTAAAAAATACATGAATGATTCAATAGAAATGGCAAAAAACAATGGATATGTAGTAACTATATTGAATAGAAGACGTTATTTACCAGAGGTACAATCGAAAAATTTTAATATTAGGTCTTTTGGAGAAAGGGTTGCGATGAATTCACCAATCCAAGGTAGCGCAGCTGATATTATTAAAATTGCTATGATTAATGTGTATAGAAAGCTAAAGGAACAGAATTTGAAATCTAAACTTATATTGCAAGTACATGATGAGCTAATTGTTGAAAGTCCTATTGAGGAAGTAGAAAAAGCTTCAGCAATTTTAAAGGAGTCTATGGAAGAGGCTGTTAAATTAGATGTAGAGTTAAAGGTTGATTTATCTATAGCACAAAATTGGTATGATGCTAAGTAA
- a CDS encoding lytic transglycosylase domain-containing protein, which yields MRKRRRFSWLRLIIFSLILILSIVIVAFHSFSWIVKAIYPTHYIDIVEKYAEVYNIDPYLVLSIIKNESKFNPEAVSRKDARGLMQIAPITGQWASEKLPIESYSQDMLFDPELNIQIGCWYLSILNNQFASNFELVVAAYNAGNGNVSRWLSNPEYSADGKNLDNIPFGETRIYQQRVLRDYERYKRIYE from the coding sequence ATGAGAAAAAGGCGCAGGTTTAGTTGGTTAAGGTTAATTATATTTTCTCTTATATTAATCTTATCAATAGTTATTGTAGCATTTCATAGTTTTAGTTGGATAGTTAAAGCTATATATCCTACACACTATATAGATATAGTTGAAAAATACGCAGAGGTTTATAACATTGATCCTTATTTAGTATTATCAATTATAAAAAACGAGAGTAAATTTAATCCTGAGGCAGTATCTAGAAAGGATGCTAGGGGGTTAATGCAAATAGCACCAATTACAGGTCAATGGGCATCAGAAAAGCTACCTATAGAGAGCTATTCCCAAGATATGCTCTTTGATCCTGAGCTTAATATACAGATTGGTTGTTGGTACTTGAGTATATTGAATAATCAATTTGCAAGCAATTTTGAATTGGTAGTTGCAGCGTATAATGCAGGGAATGGTAATGTTTCAAGATGGTTAAGTAATCCGGAGTATAGTGCTGACGGAAAGAACTTAGATAATATTCCTTTCGGTGAGACTAGAATTTATCAACAAAGAGTTTTAAGAGATTATGAAAGATACAAAAGAATATATGAATAG
- a CDS encoding DUF4349 domain-containing protein: MKCNDIKLRISEYIDNMLEEQENIEFHNHLLQCDECNMYFQNFKMMIESLNEIDLIDPPINFNEQLNKKLVKEQKSIVRGLGTYRKPLLGIAAMLLVAVVSVQMIGNLGSPKNAQNKSNMELASEDSGRYGTNGEESLKITSYNRALPPNTTQDMDLSNNEFSVLSDSEEPVRSSLIPEEMSIERKIIRNGRMSIEVETFDDIYNSIIKDIESKNGFIQSSEIFNYTLNRNKPEETLKSAQIVIRIPSQLFLETFESIKGLGTVTDEQINGQDITRSYIDMESDKFNLKIQEERLREVLKKADKVEDILRIENELSRIRGQIHQIDSNLSNYDNLVSLSTINLYIRQVKPDQVQLQHMSTGIVSKAKNSFIDSLNKIIVVGEKIFVGIFSILPIAIVLALLGIPLWSFIKKRKNGSNM; encoded by the coding sequence ATGAAATGCAATGATATTAAACTGAGAATATCTGAATACATTGATAATATGCTAGAAGAACAAGAAAACATAGAATTTCATAATCATTTGTTACAATGTGATGAATGCAATATGTATTTTCAAAACTTTAAAATGATGATAGAAAGTCTAAATGAAATAGATTTAATAGACCCACCTATAAACTTCAATGAGCAATTAAATAAGAAATTAGTAAAAGAACAAAAAAGTATTGTCAGGGGACTAGGGACTTATAGAAAGCCGTTACTAGGGATTGCGGCTATGTTATTGGTTGCTGTAGTTTCAGTTCAAATGATAGGTAATTTGGGTAGTCCCAAAAATGCTCAGAACAAATCTAATATGGAACTGGCATCTGAGGACAGTGGTAGATATGGTACGAATGGGGAAGAGTCCTTGAAAATTACTTCTTACAACAGAGCTCTACCTCCAAACACTACTCAAGATATGGATTTAAGTAATAACGAATTTTCTGTTTTAAGTGATAGTGAGGAGCCGGTAAGATCAAGCTTAATTCCTGAAGAAATGAGCATTGAGAGAAAAATTATTCGAAATGGTAGAATGTCTATAGAGGTTGAAACCTTTGATGACATATATAATAGCATTATTAAAGATATAGAAAGTAAAAACGGATTTATCCAGAGCTCAGAGATCTTTAACTATACCTTAAATAGAAATAAACCTGAGGAGACATTAAAGAGTGCACAAATAGTGATACGAATACCAAGTCAACTGTTTCTAGAGACTTTTGAGAGTATAAAAGGTTTAGGAACAGTTACTGATGAACAAATTAACGGTCAAGATATAACTAGAAGTTATATTGATATGGAAAGTGATAAGTTTAATTTAAAAATTCAAGAGGAAAGACTAAGAGAAGTATTAAAGAAAGCTGATAAGGTAGAAGATATACTAAGGATAGAAAACGAGTTATCTAGAATAAGAGGTCAAATACATCAGATAGATTCAAACCTAAGTAATTATGATAATTTAGTTTCTCTATCAACTATAAATCTATATATTAGACAGGTAAAACCAGACCAAGTACAACTACAACACATGAGCACAGGAATTGTATCAAAGGCTAAAAATAGTTTTATCGATTCATTAAATAAAATAATTGTAGTTGGTGAAAAGATATTTGTTGGTATATTTTCAATACTGCCAATCGCAATAGTATTAGCTTTGCTTGGAATACCGTTATGGAGTTTTATTAAAAAAAGAAAAAATGGTTCAAATATGTAG
- the coaE gene encoding dephospho-CoA kinase (Dephospho-CoA kinase (CoaE) performs the final step in coenzyme A biosynthesis.), whose amino-acid sequence MKIIGLTGGIASGKSTVSNYLDELGAIIIDADKVARDIVERGKPALKEIVDEFGIIVLQANGELNRKKLGEIVFSNKDALEKLNAITHPKINEQIKNEINWHKHHSKNSVIILDAALMVELNLHKLVDELWIVYVPLEIQRIRLMNRDNITIEDANKRISVQLSNEEKLKLANRIICNSGTLEDLKKQVLEHWLDLRDSRI is encoded by the coding sequence ATGAAAATAATCGGTTTAACAGGCGGAATAGCAAGCGGAAAAAGTACTGTATCAAATTATTTAGATGAATTAGGCGCAATAATAATTGATGCAGACAAAGTTGCTAGGGATATTGTAGAAAGAGGGAAACCTGCTTTAAAAGAGATTGTAGATGAATTTGGTATTATAGTTTTACAAGCAAATGGTGAACTAAATAGGAAGAAGCTTGGAGAAATAGTATTTTCTAATAAGGATGCTTTAGAAAAATTAAATGCTATTACTCATCCCAAAATAAATGAACAAATAAAAAATGAAATAAATTGGCATAAGCACCATTCAAAAAACTCTGTTATAATTTTAGATGCAGCACTTATGGTTGAATTAAATCTACACAAGCTAGTTGACGAATTATGGATAGTTTATGTCCCTTTAGAGATTCAGCGAATTCGATTAATGAATAGAGATAATATTACAATAGAAGATGCAAATAAGCGCATCAGTGTACAACTATCTAATGAGGAAAAATTAAAATTAGCAAACAGAATCATATGTAATTCAGGAACATTAGAAGATTTGAAAAAACAAGTACTAGAGCATTGGCTAGACCTTAGGGATAGTAGGATTTGA
- a CDS encoding L-lactate MFS transporter produces the protein MNKTTNKGLIVVLAGLGVNLMLGTLYAWGVIAKALRAEFGWSATQTQIPYMVACALFAFSMIPGGKAQDKLGPKPVIMLAAVLAGIGLVFSGYVLTLPALIIGFGLIFGIAMGMGYSAPTPAAIKWYHPSKKGIISGIVVSGFGLAPVYVAPLTTYLLDNFGISKTFYFLGTAFLIGIMILSQIISNPPAGYVPAEPKDFANSNKPKVVAEDWNWREMVKSKQFFMVWTTFAFGTFAGLLVIGQLSAIGIEQAGIPNPFTLTILYAICNAGGRIIWGIISDRIGTKTSMTSMFILQVVAFLLMPYLKTPLTLMAGIAVVGFTFGGMLTVFPSITASFYGIKNLGLNYGLVITAWGIGGVFGPLVGGIVRDATGTYAFSYLVSAVLSLLGALISMKTVAPTSKPVLNNAPKNA, from the coding sequence ATGAATAAAACAACAAACAAAGGATTAATTGTTGTTCTTGCAGGTCTTGGTGTTAACCTTATGCTTGGAACGCTTTATGCTTGGGGAGTAATCGCAAAAGCGCTAAGAGCTGAATTTGGTTGGTCAGCTACACAAACGCAAATACCATACATGGTAGCATGTGCTTTATTCGCCTTCTCTATGATTCCTGGGGGTAAAGCTCAGGATAAATTAGGTCCAAAGCCTGTAATTATGCTTGCTGCAGTTCTAGCTGGTATAGGTCTTGTATTTTCTGGATACGTTTTAACATTACCTGCTTTAATTATTGGGTTTGGTCTTATTTTCGGTATTGCAATGGGTATGGGTTATTCAGCACCTACACCAGCAGCTATTAAGTGGTATCACCCAAGTAAAAAAGGAATTATATCAGGTATCGTAGTAAGTGGATTTGGTCTTGCACCAGTTTATGTTGCACCTCTTACAACTTATTTATTAGATAACTTTGGAATTTCTAAAACATTTTATTTCTTAGGAACTGCATTTTTAATTGGTATTATGATTTTATCTCAAATTATTTCAAATCCTCCAGCTGGTTATGTTCCTGCAGAACCAAAGGATTTCGCTAATTCTAACAAACCTAAAGTTGTAGCTGAAGATTGGAATTGGAGAGAAATGGTTAAATCAAAACAATTCTTTATGGTTTGGACTACTTTCGCTTTCGGTACTTTTGCTGGACTATTAGTAATTGGTCAATTATCTGCAATCGGTATTGAGCAAGCAGGTATACCTAACCCATTCACACTAACTATACTTTATGCTATTTGTAATGCTGGTGGACGTATTATTTGGGGAATTATTTCTGACAGAATCGGAACTAAGACTTCTATGACAAGTATGTTCATATTACAAGTTGTTGCTTTCTTATTAATGCCATACCTAAAAACACCATTAACATTAATGGCTGGTATCGCTGTAGTAGGATTCACTTTTGGTGGTATGTTAACTGTGTTCCCATCAATTACTGCTAGCTTCTATGGTATTAAAAACTTAGGTTTAAACTATGGATTAGTAATTACAGCTTGGGGTATCGGTGGAGTTTTCGGACCTCTTGTTGGTGGTATAGTAAGAGATGCAACTGGAACTTACGCTTTTAGTTATTTAGTTTCAGCAGTATTAAGCTTACTAGGTGCACTTATTTCTATGAAAACAGTTGCTCCTACATCTAAACCAGTTTTAAACAACGCCCCAAAAAATGCATAA
- a CDS encoding peptide ABC transporter substrate-binding protein, with protein sequence MKRVSISILSLVLCFVLLLVGCTREKIDDSQQENDDIVTTIEPVEGGSLNLSVTRFNTLNPLYNQNYSVFQMHHLIYESLVTFTENLDIEPLLARSWVVAPDGQSIDIKLREGVKWHDGTPFTSQDVIFTINLIKGNIKEVKGRTIYTTNLQHLSEVKEIDSNTIRVTFSKPYSNILEVLTFPILPAHYFTKANLENMQSNSFEMIGTGPFKLNNYDSTRVIELRRNVQYWRSKPYIEAINVLIVPDQEAQLSLFENKDVDIAQPNSLDWAKYLDDSSVNLFEYISNHFEFIGFNFKNFLLRDNNVRRAIAYGIDRHRLVKDVYLDHGTVADLPINPTSWLYDEGSIQIGNDLNSAIQLLEQSTFSTVNQSNIRINEDGTPLKFKLLLNNDNTLREKKAYFIRDELRKIGIELELVIADWDKYQNDAKAGNYDLILGGWELSYIPDLTFAFHSSQVGNTNFIYYSNEVMDEILQNTNSARNRIQKLEAYNELQGYLLEELPYVTLFFKDSSVLIRNKVHGNIRPTPYNIFYKVEEWFIAE encoded by the coding sequence ATGAAAAGGGTAAGTATTTCAATCTTATCTTTGGTATTATGCTTCGTACTGCTTTTAGTTGGGTGTACTAGAGAAAAAATTGATGATAGCCAGCAAGAAAATGATGACATTGTTACGACCATAGAACCAGTTGAGGGAGGGTCATTAAATCTTTCAGTTACTAGATTTAATACTTTAAATCCGCTATACAATCAAAACTATAGTGTATTTCAAATGCATCACTTAATTTATGAAAGTTTAGTAACTTTTACTGAAAATCTTGATATTGAGCCATTGTTAGCTAGGAGTTGGGTTGTTGCACCTGATGGACAAAGTATTGATATTAAACTAAGGGAAGGAGTTAAATGGCATGATGGTACCCCATTTACTTCCCAAGATGTTATTTTTACAATAAATCTTATTAAGGGTAATATAAAAGAAGTAAAAGGTAGGACTATATATACAACGAATTTACAACACTTATCAGAAGTAAAAGAGATTGATTCAAACACTATTAGAGTTACATTTTCAAAACCATATTCTAATATTTTAGAAGTACTAACTTTTCCAATTTTACCAGCACATTACTTTACAAAGGCTAATCTTGAGAATATGCAAAGTAATAGTTTTGAAATGATTGGTACTGGTCCATTTAAATTAAACAATTATGACAGTACTAGAGTTATTGAGTTAAGGAGAAATGTGCAATATTGGAGATCTAAACCGTATATAGAGGCTATAAATGTTTTAATTGTTCCAGATCAAGAAGCACAATTATCTTTATTTGAAAATAAAGATGTAGATATAGCTCAGCCAAATTCTCTTGATTGGGCAAAATATCTAGACGATAGTAGTGTTAATTTATTCGAATATATCTCAAACCACTTTGAGTTTATAGGGTTCAATTTTAAGAATTTCCTTTTACGTGATAATAATGTAAGAAGGGCGATTGCTTATGGTATAGACAGACATAGGCTTGTTAAAGATGTTTATTTAGATCACGGAACAGTGGCAGACTTACCTATTAACCCTACATCATGGCTATACGATGAAGGAAGTATACAAATTGGTAATGATTTAAATTCAGCTATACAATTACTTGAACAAAGTACGTTCAGTACAGTTAATCAATCTAATATACGTATAAATGAAGATGGTACACCATTGAAATTTAAGTTACTATTAAACAATGATAATACTTTGAGAGAGAAGAAAGCTTATTTTATAAGAGATGAGCTTAGAAAAATAGGAATTGAACTAGAACTAGTTATTGCAGATTGGGATAAGTATCAAAATGATGCTAAAGCAGGTAATTACGATTTAATTTTAGGAGGATGGGAATTATCATATATACCAGATTTAACCTTTGCCTTTCACTCATCCCAAGTAGGTAATACAAACTTTATTTATTATAGCAATGAGGTAATGGATGAAATTCTTCAAAATACAAATAGTGCCCGTAATAGAATACAAAAATTAGAAGCCTATAATGAATTACAGGGCTATTTACTTGAAGAACTTCCATATGTAACATTATTCTTTAAAGACTCTTCAGTTTTAATTAGAAATAAAGTGCATGGAAATATAAGACCTACACCATATAACATATTTTATAAAGTTGAAGAATGGTTTATTGCAGAATAG
- a CDS encoding UDP-N-acetylmuramoyl-L-alanyl-D-glutamate--2,6-diaminopimelate ligase, whose amino-acid sequence MLLSKLINNLEYTLTSGSLEVEISSIAYDSRRVAENSIFVAVTGFSVDGHKFIDMAIKNGAKAIVVEKDICVETDVTIIKVKDTRNVLAKLSALFFDNPTSKFNLIGVTGTNGKTSVTYLLKAIYDRANRTTGLIGTNGTIIKNQSIKNKNTTPESLDLQQLFSNMVAANTSDCIMEVSSHSLSLDRVAYSNFNVGIFTNLTPDHLELHKSMEEYFRAKAKLFYLSTDFNIINVDDPYGKRLADEVRNLNTKLITYGINNEADIYASNIEYSSDSVTYIANTPKGQISIKVNIPGVIYVYNSLAAIACAYCNNISLKDIQTGISSVKGIKGRFEIVPTNKDFTVIIDFAHTEDGLQKALTTVKQFAKGRIILVFGVYAAPGEEGSDKRWGMGKVAAEYADIAIVTSDNPKEQDPVSIIEDIVESIKVHNGEFKAIVDRKEAIKYAIGISQKDDIIFIAGKGHETTQIIGTEEIPFNEKEIVTETINNSGEIKIS is encoded by the coding sequence TTGTTATTATCGAAGCTAATAAATAATCTCGAATATACTTTGACTTCTGGTAGTTTAGAAGTTGAAATATCATCTATTGCATATGATTCCAGAAGAGTAGCTGAAAATTCTATCTTTGTTGCTGTAACAGGTTTTTCTGTTGATGGCCATAAATTTATTGATATGGCAATAAAAAATGGTGCCAAGGCTATAGTAGTTGAAAAAGATATATGTGTAGAAACAGATGTCACAATTATAAAAGTTAAGGATACGAGAAATGTACTTGCCAAATTATCTGCTCTTTTTTTTGATAACCCTACTAGTAAATTCAATCTAATTGGAGTTACGGGTACTAACGGAAAAACCTCTGTTACCTATCTTCTTAAGGCAATCTATGATAGAGCCAATAGAACTACTGGATTAATAGGCACTAACGGCACTATAATTAAAAATCAGTCTATTAAAAATAAAAATACTACACCTGAATCTTTAGATTTACAGCAATTATTTTCTAATATGGTCGCCGCAAATACTAGTGATTGTATAATGGAAGTTTCATCACATTCCTTAAGCCTAGATAGAGTTGCTTATAGTAATTTTAATGTTGGAATTTTTACTAACTTGACGCCTGATCATTTAGAATTACACAAAAGTATGGAAGAATACTTTAGAGCTAAAGCTAAACTATTTTACTTATCAACTGATTTTAATATTATTAATGTTGATGATCCATATGGTAAGAGATTAGCAGATGAGGTCCGTAACCTTAATACGAAGCTAATTACCTATGGTATAAATAACGAAGCTGATATCTACGCCTCCAATATTGAATACTCATCAGACTCCGTAACCTATATAGCTAATACCCCTAAGGGCCAAATCTCAATAAAAGTAAATATTCCAGGAGTTATATATGTTTACAATAGCTTGGCTGCTATCGCTTGTGCTTACTGCAATAATATAAGTCTTAAGGATATTCAGACTGGTATAAGTTCTGTAAAAGGTATTAAAGGAAGATTTGAAATTGTTCCTACAAATAAAGACTTTACGGTAATAATCGATTTTGCTCACACAGAAGATGGTTTGCAAAAAGCCCTTACAACTGTCAAACAATTTGCTAAAGGAAGAATAATACTTGTATTTGGAGTATATGCTGCCCCTGGTGAGGAGGGTTCAGATAAAAGATGGGGAATGGGTAAGGTTGCAGCCGAATATGCTGATATAGCTATTGTTACGTCGGACAACCCTAAAGAACAGGATCCTGTATCCATAATTGAGGATATTGTAGAGTCTATAAAAGTCCATAATGGTGAATTTAAAGCTATAGTAGATAGAAAGGAAGCCATTAAATATGCCATTGGTATTAGCCAAAAAGACGATATTATTTTTATTGCAGGCAAAGGTCATGAGACAACACAAATAATTGGTACAGAAGAAATACCATTCAACGAGAAAGAAATTGTAACTGAAACAATTAATAATTCTGGTGAAATCAAAATAAGTTAA